The genomic segment GAGGTGAATTTTGAAATGGTATCTACTTATTCGAGTATTTCTCTTTGTCGTTGACATGTATTCTTTTGGTACTATAATGGACAAAATTGATTGGCCTATTCCGAGTAACATCCTTCTAAATTACTTGTGAAACAGGCCTAGTACTAGTCccttttctatttttgctcTCAAATGCCGCTGCCTAAGGCATCTTCAGTGCATGTGATGTGCATGAGTCATTGCATCTCACCGGCATTTTTGATTCAGGTCTGTGAAAGAGCGTAGTCAACTAGAAATATGTCATTTTAATTTATCCCTAAAAGATTGTCAGAAGTGCAGAAACATGGCTTCTATACTTGCTGATGAAATGAAAGTTATCAGGTTCATTCATTTGGTGGAATGCAGTTGGCTGTAGCTGTTGGATTCTgctttttctcttttggtaCAGTTGCTTAAAATCTAATTGGATTCTGTTTTTGATGTCAACTGTGGAACAAGGCtgattttgtgaaataatatCGAAATCCTCTCTGAATTGTAGTCCCAGCTCCATGTCCATTCTACTTCTAACCAAATTGCACGAACTTGAGGCAATTGTACCAAATATGGATCTTTAAAAGAAGTTTGCTAACTTCATCATTTGTTAAttgcagaaaaagaaaaatcactGTCATGCTGTTCCTGGTGCAGTAGGCCTGGGATATGATTAGGCTAGCAATTCTTACCAGCAATCTTATTGACCtctatgcaatgcaataactTCATTCCCTTGCGGTGCTATGAGAGATGCTCCGTTCGTTCCTCCACACTCGCTTAGGCTACAATTTATTCGAAAAGAACATGCAAGCTACCTGATCAAACTAAATCCACAGTATCATTTTATCTGAGCATGAAATCTATCAGGACCGAAATCTACTTCAGTAGCAAGAAGAGCTGCAGTTACTCTCCACTCCATGTTATTTGAAGCATCGTGTTCATCAATGTCTTAGATTTTGCATGCTCTGAGAAGAATGTGCACACTAACTTAGCCATCAGCGCCTGCACAAATTCCATTCCACTAATATTCTGATGGGACGCTCCTGAAATGGTGAAAACTGCAAATTGTTTCTAAAATCTTGTACTACACtgaatttttccaacaaaaaataaaaaaacttgaaATTGGACATAAGTCctaaaattagtcaaattggCTAAGAAGAAATGGAACTTGGATCTAACTCTAGGCAGGGATTGCCCACCAATGTGGGAACTCAAAATTGGCACTTGATAAACTATGAGTAAATGCACATTACAAATTGTTGTATTCTATCCTAATAATGCATTTGAATGTAGATATCGCAATAATGCTAAATCAAAATTGCACAATATACGCATATGTATACAACAAATGAATAAGGAATTAATTAGGTCACTTTGCAAACTTAGCAGTGGACTGAGAAAATGCAGAAGTAATTATCATTTCTGTGGCATACTCAAGTTTTATGGAGTATGGATATGATGGTATATGAAGAAGATATTGAACAGTGACATGGCAGAATTGCAcgttttaaaaattgaaattgagagagagagGAAGCTGCACTGAAATTTCCTTTTGTCAAGGAAAGTGATGCTAAAATCAAAAACTGTTTTTCCCGTGGGaagcaacaaaaataatgtCTCGTCCCTTCAATTTTAACTGTCCAACACCTCTTAACTTTATGTAATGCTACCTACAATTTTGTTTTGTCTTGAAGTTTAAGGAAACACCGTGGAATATTCATGTACTTGCCTGTTTTCACTTTATATTGTGCACAATATGATAAAAACACTTGGATATTAGTGTCTTTTTGCGATCTTACAAATAAGTGGCAGAGCTGATCAATCCCGtccaaaaattataatcttGTGCTAGCAAATAGGATCACATAAGGTTAAATGCGAATAAAAGCCAGTAGAATGTCACATGATGCTCTAATAATCTTGGCAATCTAAAAGATTGTGATCAACATTCGATCACATATGAAAAAATTGGCTAGAAAGAGAGTAATTGCTCCTCTTTTCTATGTAGAAAGAATGACTCGTTTCTATATTTAAAACATGTTTACTTTAAACTTCTTATTTGACGCTTAATAGTAAGTTTTTATAGCCACATGTTATGTCATGTTTCAGAATACAAGTTTCAtaagtcttttaaaaaaaaatctatgccAGAATTAAACTAAATCACATAATAAattgggagagagagagagtaataATATGGGCATTCCAACCAGACAAAAACGATTGCGACTTAATGTACTGAAAGGAAAACATTCAGTACATTTCCTTAGCATCCTTTATTCTTCTAAAAATAGACCATAAGAATAGACCCTTATGGTCCTGCTTTTCTTCTACCACGCGCATAATTGAAAGTTTATTACACCGATCGCCCTTTTTATATTCCATCTCTGTATTTCTAGTTTAACTCTATATATCTAGAAGacacttaagaaaaaaaaattgaattatatAGCGTTTATGTATTGGAGAAATAAATTGTCACATTTTCACTGTGGTGTGGACGTGTGGCCTTAAAAAGTATTACTAGAATAAATGGAAAGTTGTGTCGACAAGAGAGTCGCTCATCACCTAtcttaagtaggcgtttggtcatgaaaattaaatatttttcactttatttgatattttgaagttggagttggagttggagttggagttgaagatagaGTTAGCTttgattatagtttttgcaaagaatatttggtagtttgaatgtattgaaagtgaaaaaaagtgaaaacaaatttttggttgttttccggaaataattctcatggccagaACTTTGCATGATTATATATTAAGAGTAATATTGTAGAAATTAATTTGGTAAAAGAGCTTCTTAATTTACAATAGCTTGAAATGTGAAAAAGAGTATAGTAATAATTAGCTGGTAAGACGTCAAATCAACTTTGAAATAACATAAATGACTATTAATTATAGAGTCAATCTCACTTTATCCCTCGACATTTAAGGGTTGAAAAACAATATCCTCTCTAAATATTGAATGGGAATGATAACCcccttatataatttttttttttttttgaataaatatatttttctttttctttctagaattaaaacatgaaaacatatAACTCTTATTATTGCCACATTCACCTATTCCGTTGAAAATAATGTACTTCTTTTAGgattaaaacatgaaaatatatatctcttattaaatatttgagttcTAATTGCACATTAACAGTCTACCTAATTCCCCTCTCCAACATTACCTTTGGGTTATCTATGAATTCTCTCATTCACCTCTTACATTGTTCTATATATtgaacatcaaaaaaaaaaaaaaaaaaatcaaggctGAAAAGAACTTTTCGGGTACCTTTATCTTGATTAGCTTAAGCTTGTGTTTTTCTCCTTTTGATGAATTTAAGCTAAGAGTCAATTTTACTTTACCCCCTTAATATTTAAGCGTTGGAAAAAATAGTACCTCCTCCACATTGTTAAATGAGAACGATAACCCGACCGCTTATGCAATATTTTCCGGTGagacttttcattttttgaataaagatattttttctagaaaaatttaaaaatatataactcTTATTTATTAGATTTAAGTTGTCCATACATTTGCATAAACATAAGCACTCAAATAAGATGTCGATCGATTTCATGTAACCAAGGCATTTCATCCATAACCCTCAAAGAGTTGCTTATATAAATATAACTAGTTAATTTGCCCGTGCTTCGTACGGTCATGAATGACCTCATTGAATTGCGAATGATCCTTCTCCAATATTTGAACATTAAAAATAACAAACGCCAAattgttataaaaaataaaaatatagaaaatatttcaactaaagttaatattaaaaataaccaAAGGCATATTCTCGCAAAAATCATATATGTTGAAGATATTCCAACTTAACTTAAAAGATAATGAATGATATAAAAGTATTACTCTTTAATCaattcccccccccctccctcccccctccccccaataAATTTGTATACATAAGAAGAATGAATTCTTCGTCTTCGCGGCGCATTTTATACACCTTCAACAAATTTATGAAATGATCTTCCCGAAAATTTAGCAGAAAAATGAgatattaaattattataataccaaaaacaaaacaaaaacgaATATATaagtaatatacataaaaaaatctagaaaaaatgcTTAAGACAGAAAACCAGATATGGATTAAGGCATTAATTACATTTGTACTTACTCAATGGTGGAGTCCTTGAGGAGAAAATATGTAACAGTTATTTTGCCTATTAGtcctaattaaaatattataaatatcaATCGATCTCACTTGTATTGTGCACAACAAACTTCTTAAGGCCATTGAAATGATAGTGTCAAGTCTTCATTTCAGAATTTACATTGTGTTGAGACATATTCCTTGAATTTTATTCCAACTTTGGAGTTACTACGCTTAAAGTCTTCATAAACACATTGAAGAATAATTTTCAATTAGTAAACCTTGAGCAGCTACATGTGAAAACGTAAGCGCATTCTTCAAATGCTTATTATAGTATCAAAAATTCTCTCCAGTTCATCatgcttttttttctttaccataatttcaactttaaaaaaaaaatgcgctCTCTCAACAGCAATCAAATtgtcattttttcttctttaatcagATATGAATTATTCAAGCgtcttaatttaataaaataaaccgGGCCTGGAGCTAATTAAGTTGAAAAAAGGGAAACCTACGTGGCTTGACAAACACTAAAAGGTAATTATATCTAGTAGCTATAGTTTGACTTAGTTACTTCCCATAGCTAACATTTGTACGTTAATGACAATTATTAACTATAAGGTAAAATACAGTAAAAAGAGGAAATATTCGGTGTATCCCCAATTCAGCCATTCTCTCACAtctggtctctctctctctctctctctctctctctctctctctctctctctctctcctccatTTCCACTCTCTCACTCTGGCAAGAAATTGTTGCGCTTGCGGTGTGTGTATTTCCGCCGTATCGCCGCGGGAGACTCGACGGAGCAAAAATATCAGATCAACCACCACCAATCAACTCTCTTGGGCGCCATCAGATCTGAGCGTATGCCGACAGACCAGACATTTAGGGATCTGTACTCATCGATAATATTCCAATCTTTGCTGGTGGAGAAAATCGGCCCAACCGTCATTAGTGACGGAGCATGTATTTTTTAGTGTGATGTATTTTGAGTTTCTGGCGACTGTGATGTATTTCGAGTGGTCGTTGTATTTGAGTGCGTAACGTCGGCGACCTTTGTCgctgtattttattttttatatttcgatgtattcttcattttttaaatataaatataatgtattttttgtattttcatCCGTATTTCTATATTTCGAAGTAGATTTTTCTAGCAAATTCTTGtatctttttgaattttaattgtTTTGAATACAATTGAATTTGAATACAGTCTAATATCCATgtattttttggatttttgttgtttgaatacaaCTGAATTCAATAGAGTAAATTGAATACATTGTGAAAGtgctacaaatgaatacagtggATTAAATACAACTGAATATccttgtattttaaaaaaaaaaaaattattattcgaATACAGCCGAATTGAATACaatgaattaaacaaaaaattcaCTGCACTTTATTCATAATACATGCGAACTGAATACATGCCCACAATGAAATACAACCGGCCAGCTAAGTAAAAGTAGCTACtaaatgtaaatattgaaagtGTAGCTACGTCCACTGATTTTACTACCAAACTATAGTCCTTTTTTGAAAGTTGCCCTCGAAAAAATGAGTAGATAAATCTCTAGGTGTAAATTTCAATAACTAGTTATAAGAGGGTGCAGATCAACTATCATTTAAGaagaaactttaaaaaatgCAATAACAAACAAATTAGGAACTTAATTATTGATTCAGATTTAGGGTTGGACATATCGAAATGGGCAGAAGTTGCCCTAGCCCTAGAAGCAATCATATGAATGATATCCCTTTACATATGTACCCTAAAATCAGACACATCGTTatcattcaaatcaagaaaatcaagaaacagtACAGGTTTTCCCGTAAATCTCACTAAAAAACAGCTCCTTTTTCACAAGTGTGTGCTTCTCAAATGATTCCCAATGCAACTTCCAGGAAGGAGAATTTTACAAGCCAACAATTATACAACCTCCACACATTAATTTCTCTCATTTTTCTATAAATACACTCACACATCAACCCGTACCCTTAGTTTTTAGCTTACTCCTAAATCCATTCTTTCTTTAGTGGCAAAAAAATGGCTCACGAAAACCCTTTTGGTTTCGACGATTATTTTCCCTCGATGATGCAGAGATTAGGCGCCGAAGGGTTCATGAGGGAACTTTGTAATGGATTCTGCTTGCTTATGGATGTGAGTATAGGGCtaattacttatgagagtttgaAGAGGAACACTATGAATCTTGGTTTAAACGATTTAAGAGATGATGAGTTAATTTGCATGTTGGCTGAAGGAGATTTGGATGGTGATGGAGCACTTAATCAGATGGAATTTTGTATTCTCATGTTTAGATTGAGTCCTGGTTTAATGGATGGATCTAAGCAGTACATGGACGATTTGGGGCTCATTGATTTCCAACCCTAGTTTCTAATTTTCTATGTTTCTCTGTGTGTCTGATTGGTATATCTTGTACTAATATCATGAGAGATATCTTATGCCAAATAAATAATTCTCCATGTATATCTATCTACGTACGTATTTGGAAGGAGTGATAATTTAGTTATCATATTACATCAGGTACTTCTATTTCATTATGTTAATGTTCTCTTATGCTATTGTGTTTTTCAGTAAAATAATGTTTGAAATTTGTGACCATCTCATTTAATAACTTAAATTATTAGAAGGATCGtcatttatttacttaattatgtctTGAACAAATAGTGAAGGATACTCCATTAATAACCGGGAAAAAAAAGATGGAAGGGGATATGTATATGTCGTATAGAAAATGCAGAAATATTTAGCCAAAATTGAATGCTGAAAGAATGGAAAAACAGcttatttcttaattttaatcttttttctttggGGCTtttgggttgggggggggggggggagtgagGGGTGATAATTAATTATCTTACTATATAAGGTAGTCCACTTCATGATGTTTCTCTTCTGCTTTTGTTGTTCACTAAAATAGTGAAGGATAATCTATTAAATGAAAAAGAGATGAAGGGGATCTGTTATATGCATGTTGTTCGGTCGACTAGAAGGTGCGAAAACATCTAATTTGCTGAAAACTAATTAATTTGTTGTCTATGCTCATAGTCAAGTTTTTCGGATTAGGCTCATCTCCGGTACATGTTGCCTCCAGTTGGTCCAGTGCATAGGTAAGATTGTGACACCTAGACATTTTTAAATCTAATGGCCAACACTTATTTAACTAAAGCAACCCCTCAAACCATGGTTAAACTCCCTAATTACTATTTGATTTATCCTTCCATATTTGCAGCATCAAGAAGGGTCAAAATCTTGCTAAACAAAACAAGCATATGAAATAATAGCTGGAAAATCTTTTGGTTGAAAGTGAATAAATTATTGCAATGATACGTTCAGTTTCGTTAAATAAAGTTTTTGCAGGGAGTTTATAAGGGGATTGCTTTCTTTCACACGCTCCATTATTTTAGGTTAACTATACAAAAAATCCACATTATTATATAGCTAGTTACCTTTCACCaaaaacaaacaacaaaaagGAATTCTAAACATAATAGTTGAAAATAAAGTGTCAACCAAGTTAAAGAATCCACCTGATCTTCCCGGCTGCTTTTGATTTAGTTTAATCGGTCCgtagtttaatttttaaacgcCAATCGTGTAAAAGAACATTTACACTATATCATgtcactcaaaaaaaaaaaatctccggAATTTTTATTCTGAAAATAAAGCAGGTTATTTGCTGCAAGTACAACAGACAAAAATTTGATATTGTAAATTTCTTTTACGTTAtcgatgtatatatataagttaaaccCGATTGGAGATATTTTCATAGGTTAATTTCTCGGTGATagaaatataaaagaaagttATAATTCAGGTAAATAGCAAAGAATATAAAGAAATGGATTAACATGTCTTCACTGGATCTTCAGTTGGTGGCTAAATTAGCTTATCACTGGACTTATGTCCTTGCTGATTGTTCCGTTTCTCCAGATTTTCATGATAAgacaatatttttttcaacCAAAATATTTTCCAGCTATTGTTTCGGATGCTTGTTTTATTTAGCAAGATTTTCGCCCTTTTTTATGCTGCATATGGAAGGATAAATCAGATAGTAATTAGGGAGTTTAACCATGATTTGACGGGTTGCTTTAGTTAAATAAGCGCTggccattaaatttaaaaatgtcCAGATGTCATAGTCTTACCTATGCACTAGACCAACTGGAGACAACACATACTGGAGATGAGCCTCATCCAAGTTTTTCTAGGATGAGCTGGGGCACATAAGTACAATTTTATAGCACTTCATTAGAAAACCCTAAATCCATGACACATTTTCTACTGTTGGACTTGGAGTTAATGATGAATAATACCATAAGAAGGTCTTTGCAATGattgttaattatataaaaaattaaaagggaaagtgagtTGGGGGAGAAAAAAAATCCTGTTATAAGTTCATCTTCTATCAACGTCCTTGAGAAATACTAATGATTGTACCTATGGTTAAAAATCACTTCATGTTAATCTATAGAAGTTGTTCATATTAATTATAGTAGGTGACGTGATGCCAAAATGTCTCCCAAAACTGCATGCACTTGCAGTTGAATAATGACAGTATATAACTAAAGAACAAGGCATAAATATATTGCAGTACTAACAAACGAAGCTTCTGTTTTTTAAGCATCTTCTCACGTTTGTTTCAGAAAGCATGTTTTTGGAGAATTTATCAGGAAAGAATATTCTTATCTGAATAGTTTCACTTGCAGTTGAATAATGCCAGTATATCACCAAGAAATTTGGATAATATTGcctctatttcatttttgtggGCTATTTCTTTTTTCGATTTGTTCCTAAAAGAATGACCTctttataaatttgaaaataacttaATGTACATGtcttattttatccttaatgacaaAGTTTTATAGTCACTCAAATATTATAATAGCATATTTAAGACCAAAAGCTTCAAAAAAGTTGCAATCACACAAGTGTCAGAACAAGTTTAAAATTAcgagtttcaaaagtcttatttccttttttaaacCCAATGTTCAGTCAAATAGATTCatacaaattgaaacaaaggagTATTAGATATTCTTCATAGATTTTAAGGTTTGTcattaaagtgtacaagttcATCTGACTGAATGTACAAACATGTGAGAATTGCTCATGCATTATTAGAGAGAGACCTTGTTATGTTAAGCAAAATATCAAGCGATAAAGAGTCGCAACACAAGTTGACCAAAATAGGAAGATAGCGCAATGAGAAGGAGCAAATTAGGAGGTTTTATTGGTTTCAACATAGATTTATAATTCAATCCCCTTTGGCCTTTTTTATCCGAATCACTTTAAACGAAAACCACCAATCATGGCAAGGTATGAATCCTAATAAATAACTCTGCTCTTAATAGAATCCTCAAAAGTTTTACACTTAATGTTGGCTATATAAATTCTCACCATAAATTGATTAGTTTTATATTGACTGTCAGCCTACAACAATTATTCGCTTTTTATATTTGCACTTGTGACAGACAATGTGAGAAAGCTCTCATAGGAGttctttcttaaatttgattcatGTTTTGAGCGGAAAGAATTTCAAATATCAATAGCTCgatttttgcttctttttcgaAGCTGAGTGAAGGGTATTATTAAACTTGTAAACTACTGAGTTTAGAAATCAATTAATGCAAACTGGACTGAATTTGAAATAATGTTATCTGTAGTAAGAGAACAAAGAAAAGCACGTGTAGAATTACCATCCAAAACACTAAAAAAGTTACAAACTGATAGATACAAATGTCATTGTCTTGAAACCCTttgtattctttttctttcaacataCACACTAATATTCGACAAGTGTCTTCGTCGTTTTTAAAGGTCATTTTGTGGCCTTGTGAAGCACATATTGTACTTCAAAAACCCAATTGCTTATACGTATATTGCCCCTGATATGATATCGAGATTAACTCttctagtttgaattttttttcgtttttctacaaaaattatATTGCTGATTAGGGTTTTAAATGATTGTAGTGTTGTTGCTTGGTGTAATTGTGAACGATAAATAGAAACATTTTGGAGAACATGAAACATTACTTTCTTTTATGGGTTCTTTAATGTTAAGGGGCTACCATGAGAATAATTCAACTAATTAAGATTATATTTGACCTTTTGAACAGATTGTATCATTGATCTCACATCACACATGCAATGCGATTTAATTCCATTCAGATTTGTTTCAGAGTGGGTCCTTTTCACTTTATTCAACTTTAGACTTATTCTTTGCTTGGGCAAACACGATGTAAAAGACTAATCACGTAGATGCAAGTGCTATGTTAAATAGTTCAAACCATTTGAATCCAGAGGAGTTGCTACTTGGATTAATAAAGTAGTTAATTAGAGTAGCAAATTGGCCCATATGCCTATAAAGATAGACAAGAATACAGTTTAGACCAGCTGTTTAGAAGTGGCATCTTTTATCCATCTCAGCTTTTCCCGTCGAAACTTGAAATATAAAAAGTAGGGGACTGAGAAACAGATATGAAGAAGAGTATACACGAAATTGGTAATCTTTCACCTCGATCTTTTTTTTCTAGAACCCAATCTGGTTTTCAGAAGTTGGTCAAGCTGATGTTCAATAAACGAAACATGACATATTAATTGGGATTGAAGGTGAAAATAATCACGTTCACTCGAGGTTTGCGCTAAACCATTACTTTGACCTTCAAAAATCAAAGTGAGAATACATCACTTAACAATGATTAAGTTTATATGCATTGGTTGTATTTCGCATTTGTTAATTTGGTGCACACTCCTTGTTTAAGATACTAGCAATAAAAAGAAGTATTTggaaacgttttttttttttttggcggggTATGTACACACCTTCGCAGAATTGACCATTCCAAGAAGTCCACGGCCCCAGGGCCAAGATGGACTTCGAACGAAACTATCCATGGGATTGTGCGCCGTGTGAAACGTATATCATCGCCGTTCGGTTTGTGTGTGGAGATTTATACTTTAGCTTAGTCTAATCTCTTCTGGGGCTTTTTTGTTGCATCAATTACAATCCAATTCTAGGTCCACAAATATCTCATATATCAAACCACCAGTTCATAAGGTGTACCAATCCCTCATTTTTGGACAATAAGAGGTcctaacatccttccccctaaTTTTTTCAATGTACAGAATAGCCAAAAGAGTAACCATCCCAATTCCTTCTAGTCTTGCCGGTCCAACGTACTCAACATATATAGATGCATTAAACTACAGCATCCATCGGTACAGGAAATTTTTTACTGCACGACTAGACTTGTACTGGGATAAAGACCACAAGCATATAGTGGACACGTAATAAAAAACGTTTAGATTGCACTGCAAGTATCTAAAGACAATCAAGTAACAACATTGCGCATATGACAAGCATAACAGATACAATCATCTACGGGGGGAGCATAATAAGTTGATGCAGAGGGAAACAAGCTATAAAAGTTCATTTACATAAAATGACTCCAGACATCACAAAGGGCCTACTGGTTCTCATGGAAGCTGGTCAATGCTAGTGCAAGCCAAGGGAAGACCTCGCCCACCTTCATTATGAATCTGTCACAAATAACCAGAAACATCTTAGCAAAGCACAGAGGGCTGGGAATATCTTTTTATCAGTAGAGGGAATCGGGAGTAATTGCAGCAATAAAAGAATGGAGCTGAGAACTAGTGAAGGAGCTACAAAAGTTAATTAATGGGCTCAATAACCTTGAGAAAGTTATAGACTGCACAAACTGATTTATGAACCAAGGATGTGTTCAACTAGGTTGCAACTCTTTGCAGGACAATCAACAGACTAAACCCCCTTTCATTTCTAAACAGAATCTCACATACTCAttgagggtgtgtttggtatggaggaaaaatgTCCATCAATTTTACCATATTTGTTTGGTCAAAATGTTTCTCTAAGAAAACAAATTCCTTAAAAATCAGGAATTAATGCAAGTTTGGGATATTTGAATAAAATCCTTCAACTGTTCACTCCCGTGTCAACTCTACTAGTAGAATAAATTTCAGAAAGGTAATCCCTAGTTACTTTCAGTGTCTTATTACTTAGAGCTATGCAATAGCATCATAAATGGTCAACAAGCAAGTATTCTCAGAAAAGCAACATTGGTCCCATTCATACTTGCCATCTCTTCAAGaagttaaaattatataaaatgtGCATAAATATGTAACATTGGTCCcattcattttatttcaataaCTCCTAGACTAAGACCTGAAagggagaaaaacaaaagaaataacaTATGTAGCGGCCATTTTCTGAATCAGTATGCAGTACTGAGATCCTTAAAAGACCTGAAACCTGCTGCTTATCAGAATTGTCAGTTATTTCTGTGCGAGTAAACTCAATCTGGTGGATTATAATAGCCTCAAAAAAATCTACCACTTTCATTGTGAAACAGGAGATCTTTCTGGCTTAACAAGCACATGCACCATAGGGGTCATCTATCTCCAACACCATCTGGAACCAAAACACTCTTTACCATCTTCATGTAAACTTTTTCTTTCCCAAGTACCaaccagtgttatcaaaagccaAAAAGTAAGGTTAGCCAAAGCTAAATAAAGCAtaatgaaaaaaggcgcaatggtgcaaaatacaaatctatatatgtttagtccaagactaataataataagcatgaataacaaatatatggacaaaagaattgtaaaaatattacgataaagtgaaatatgaaTTATCTAGTGTCACCCCTTCAAGggaggctcattggcaaggaaaagtatgtcttagagccttgatgatgacactagcgaggcgaagcgctcaacatggtTAGAGCATAAGCGCACCTTTGACAACACTGGTACCAACTAATCTTAAGGTAAGCCAATAGTTCCACGATAAGGATGTGGATAATAAGAAGAACAGGATCTAGCAGACTA from the Lycium ferocissimum isolate CSIRO_LF1 chromosome 11, AGI_CSIRO_Lferr_CH_V1, whole genome shotgun sequence genome contains:
- the LOC132036425 gene encoding calcium-binding protein KRP1-like; amino-acid sequence: MAHENPFGFDDYFPSMMQRLGAEGFMRELCNGFCLLMDVSIGLITYESLKRNTMNLGLNDLRDDELICMLAEGDLDGDGALNQMEFCILMFRLSPGLMDGSKQYMDDLGLIDFQP